A region from the Prionailurus viverrinus isolate Anna chromosome E2, UM_Priviv_1.0, whole genome shotgun sequence genome encodes:
- the SIAH1 gene encoding E3 ubiquitin-protein ligase SIAH1 isoform X1, whose protein sequence is MTGKSTSPYLYSWRGILLTCLPAAGTRKRKEMSRQTATALPTGTSKCTPSQRVPALTGTTASNNDLASLFECPVCFDYVLPPILQCQSGHLVCSNCRPKLTCCPTCRGPLGSIRNLAMEKVANSVLFPCKYASSGCEITLPHTEKADHEELCEFRPYSCPCPGASCKWQGSLDAVMPHLMHQHKSITTLQGEDIVFLATDINLPGAVDWVMMQSCFGFHFMLVLEKQEKYDGHQQFFAIVQLIGTRKQAENFAYRLELNGHRRRLTWEATPRSIHEGIATAIMNSDCLVFDTSIAQLFAENGNLGINVTISMC, encoded by the exons ATGACCGGGAAGTCTACCTCACCTTATCTGTACTCCTGGAGAGGCATCTTGCTCACATGTTTACCTGCAGCtgggacaaggaaaagaaaag AAATGAGCCGCCAGACTGCAACAGCATTACCCACTGGAACCTCAAAGTGTACGCCGTCCCAGAGGGTGCCTGCCCTGACTGGCACAACCGCATCCAATAATGACTTGGCGAGTCTTTTTGAGTGTCCGGTCTGCTTTGACTATGTGTTACCACCCATTCTCCAGTGTCAGAGTGGCCATCTTGTTTGTAGCAACTGTCGCCCAAAGCTCACATGTTGTCCAACCTGCCGGGGCCCGTTGGGATCCATTCGCAACTTGGCTATGGAGAAGGTGGCCAATTCCGTACTTTTCCCTTGTAAATATGCCTCTTCTGGATGTGAAATAACTCTGccacacacagaaaaagcagaCCATGAAGAGCTCTGTGAGTTTAGGCCTTATTCGTGTCCGTGCCCCGGTGCTTCCTGTAAATGGCAAGGCTCTTTGGATGCTGTAATGCCCCATCTGATGCATCAGCATAAGTCCATTACAACCCTACAGGGAGAGGATATAGTTTTCCTTGCTACAGACATTAATCTTCCAGGTGCTGTTGACTGGGTGATGATGCAGTCCTGTTTTGGCTTTCACTTCATGTTAGTcctggagaaacaggaaaagtaCGACGGTCACCAGCAGTTCTTTGCAATTGTACAGCTGATAGGAACACGCAAGCAAGCTGAAAATTTTGCTTATCGACTTGAGCTAAATGGTCATAGGCGGCGATTGACTTGGGAAGCGACTCCGCGATCTATTCATGAGGGAATTGCAACAGCCATTATGAATAGCGACTGCCTAGTCTTTGACACCAGCATTGCACAGCTTTTTGCAGAAAATGGCAATTTAGGCATCAATGTAACTATTTCCATGTGTTGA
- the SIAH1 gene encoding E3 ubiquitin-protein ligase SIAH1 isoform X2 codes for MSKAEMSRQTATALPTGTSKCTPSQRVPALTGTTASNNDLASLFECPVCFDYVLPPILQCQSGHLVCSNCRPKLTCCPTCRGPLGSIRNLAMEKVANSVLFPCKYASSGCEITLPHTEKADHEELCEFRPYSCPCPGASCKWQGSLDAVMPHLMHQHKSITTLQGEDIVFLATDINLPGAVDWVMMQSCFGFHFMLVLEKQEKYDGHQQFFAIVQLIGTRKQAENFAYRLELNGHRRRLTWEATPRSIHEGIATAIMNSDCLVFDTSIAQLFAENGNLGINVTISMC; via the exons ATGTCTAAAGCAG AAATGAGCCGCCAGACTGCAACAGCATTACCCACTGGAACCTCAAAGTGTACGCCGTCCCAGAGGGTGCCTGCCCTGACTGGCACAACCGCATCCAATAATGACTTGGCGAGTCTTTTTGAGTGTCCGGTCTGCTTTGACTATGTGTTACCACCCATTCTCCAGTGTCAGAGTGGCCATCTTGTTTGTAGCAACTGTCGCCCAAAGCTCACATGTTGTCCAACCTGCCGGGGCCCGTTGGGATCCATTCGCAACTTGGCTATGGAGAAGGTGGCCAATTCCGTACTTTTCCCTTGTAAATATGCCTCTTCTGGATGTGAAATAACTCTGccacacacagaaaaagcagaCCATGAAGAGCTCTGTGAGTTTAGGCCTTATTCGTGTCCGTGCCCCGGTGCTTCCTGTAAATGGCAAGGCTCTTTGGATGCTGTAATGCCCCATCTGATGCATCAGCATAAGTCCATTACAACCCTACAGGGAGAGGATATAGTTTTCCTTGCTACAGACATTAATCTTCCAGGTGCTGTTGACTGGGTGATGATGCAGTCCTGTTTTGGCTTTCACTTCATGTTAGTcctggagaaacaggaaaagtaCGACGGTCACCAGCAGTTCTTTGCAATTGTACAGCTGATAGGAACACGCAAGCAAGCTGAAAATTTTGCTTATCGACTTGAGCTAAATGGTCATAGGCGGCGATTGACTTGGGAAGCGACTCCGCGATCTATTCATGAGGGAATTGCAACAGCCATTATGAATAGCGACTGCCTAGTCTTTGACACCAGCATTGCACAGCTTTTTGCAGAAAATGGCAATTTAGGCATCAATGTAACTATTTCCATGTGTTGA
- the SIAH1 gene encoding E3 ubiquitin-protein ligase SIAH1 isoform X3, producing MSRQTATALPTGTSKCTPSQRVPALTGTTASNNDLASLFECPVCFDYVLPPILQCQSGHLVCSNCRPKLTCCPTCRGPLGSIRNLAMEKVANSVLFPCKYASSGCEITLPHTEKADHEELCEFRPYSCPCPGASCKWQGSLDAVMPHLMHQHKSITTLQGEDIVFLATDINLPGAVDWVMMQSCFGFHFMLVLEKQEKYDGHQQFFAIVQLIGTRKQAENFAYRLELNGHRRRLTWEATPRSIHEGIATAIMNSDCLVFDTSIAQLFAENGNLGINVTISMC from the coding sequence ATGAGCCGCCAGACTGCAACAGCATTACCCACTGGAACCTCAAAGTGTACGCCGTCCCAGAGGGTGCCTGCCCTGACTGGCACAACCGCATCCAATAATGACTTGGCGAGTCTTTTTGAGTGTCCGGTCTGCTTTGACTATGTGTTACCACCCATTCTCCAGTGTCAGAGTGGCCATCTTGTTTGTAGCAACTGTCGCCCAAAGCTCACATGTTGTCCAACCTGCCGGGGCCCGTTGGGATCCATTCGCAACTTGGCTATGGAGAAGGTGGCCAATTCCGTACTTTTCCCTTGTAAATATGCCTCTTCTGGATGTGAAATAACTCTGccacacacagaaaaagcagaCCATGAAGAGCTCTGTGAGTTTAGGCCTTATTCGTGTCCGTGCCCCGGTGCTTCCTGTAAATGGCAAGGCTCTTTGGATGCTGTAATGCCCCATCTGATGCATCAGCATAAGTCCATTACAACCCTACAGGGAGAGGATATAGTTTTCCTTGCTACAGACATTAATCTTCCAGGTGCTGTTGACTGGGTGATGATGCAGTCCTGTTTTGGCTTTCACTTCATGTTAGTcctggagaaacaggaaaagtaCGACGGTCACCAGCAGTTCTTTGCAATTGTACAGCTGATAGGAACACGCAAGCAAGCTGAAAATTTTGCTTATCGACTTGAGCTAAATGGTCATAGGCGGCGATTGACTTGGGAAGCGACTCCGCGATCTATTCATGAGGGAATTGCAACAGCCATTATGAATAGCGACTGCCTAGTCTTTGACACCAGCATTGCACAGCTTTTTGCAGAAAATGGCAATTTAGGCATCAATGTAACTATTTCCATGTGTTGA